In the genome of Nocardioides marmoribigeumensis, one region contains:
- a CDS encoding SAF domain-containing protein — translation MSTVTGPAPARGRLPVARRDRRPALAALALLLVLVGALGSALVAYRSGSREEVLVARQDIEVGQVVTAADLTTARVAADGGATVDAAAIRNFIGTHAVAYVPQGTLVNRFMFTGERIVPAGAQVVGVVVDITRRTTERLRSGDVVQLVYVSGSGDQSSGAAQPGDSIVRAAKVVAVGSGGGSGQLSVSVLVPDKDAGAVADLASSNSIALTLLPAGTTPVVDLVKR, via the coding sequence ATGAGCACCGTCACCGGCCCGGCGCCCGCCCGCGGACGCCTGCCCGTCGCCCGTCGTGACCGGCGTCCCGCCCTGGCGGCCCTGGCCCTCCTGCTCGTGCTCGTCGGGGCCCTGGGCAGCGCGCTCGTGGCCTACCGCAGCGGGAGCCGCGAGGAGGTGCTGGTCGCCCGTCAGGACATCGAGGTCGGGCAGGTCGTCACCGCCGCCGACCTGACGACCGCGCGGGTGGCCGCGGACGGCGGGGCCACGGTCGACGCGGCCGCGATCAGGAACTTCATCGGCACCCACGCGGTCGCCTACGTCCCCCAGGGCACGCTGGTCAACCGGTTCATGTTCACCGGCGAGAGGATCGTGCCGGCGGGCGCCCAAGTGGTGGGAGTGGTCGTCGACATCACCCGCCGCACGACCGAGCGGCTCAGGTCGGGTGACGTGGTCCAGCTCGTCTACGTCTCGGGCTCGGGTGACCAGTCCAGCGGGGCGGCCCAGCCCGGCGACTCGATCGTCCGCGCGGCCAAGGTGGTCGCCGTGGGCAGTGGCGGTGGCTCCGGCCAGCTCAGCGTCTCGGTGCTGGTGCCCGACAAGGACGCGGGTGCGGTCGCCGACCTGGCCTCGAGCAACAGCATCGCCCTGACCCTCCTGCCCGCGGGCACCACGCCGGTCGTCGACCTGGTCAAGAGGTGA
- a CDS encoding UPF0182 family membrane protein translates to MSGLFPDDAYDGPAQPPPPARPQRRRALLYTALVMVALFFAFSAFTSIWTDRLWFSSVDYPQVFRTVIATRVILFIVFGALFGGFVAANIAIAFRVRPVFRPRASELSLNQYRDVVEPMGRLLVIGLGILLGLMAGGSAAGEWRQFLMWRNGTDFGTKDPYFKRDIGFFVFSLPWFHYVVNLLLMMTVLGLVAAIVTHYLFGGIRLQNPAGEKVTEAAQVQFSVLLGIFVLVKAVDYWLDRFDLTTDQGRRFTGINYTAFHAVLPAKNILMFISVICALLFFANIARRTWLLPAMSLGMLVLSAVLLGAVWPGIVWQFQVRPSEPDKEEPFLSHNIQATRAAYDVDGLKEQDYDATVNVTGKQLRASAESLPGIRLIDPQRMSAAFDELQQVRGYYSVASVLDVDRYNIDGKDRDIVLGVRELDQTRLAESQRNWANEHTVYTHGYGVIAAYGNNRQADDSPNTTGQPPWAERDLPPQGDLTNLSKPDGYEGRIYFGEKSPAYSIVGKAKDNGKDVELDIPEEVAGTRGNTTYDGADGVPIGGLFNKLLYAAKYGDANILLSSRVNENSKILYVRNPRDRVEKVAPWLTVDGDPYPAVVDDRVQWILDGYTMTDRYPNSERDSFESMISDALTPQTSYVTLPTDQINYMRNSVKVTVDAYDGTVRIYQWQSDPILETWKKIFPGLVLPEKEISPDLMQHLRYPEDMFKVQRSILAKYHVTRAQDFYKGTDLWTVPQDPAQQSSKQPPYRLSVQLPPEGERALPGADTSETKAPVDETPPAPVFSLTSVYAPNNRDNLASFISVNSDATSPDYGEMRVLRLPDDTAVQGPAQVANTFASDNRIQDVLAPIKINSSIVYGNLLTLPVGGGLLYVQPVYAVNPTGQGTYPVLRFVLASFGQDAGYGTTLKGALDDVLDKAGGGSLPDDSGTGTDGGAGDNGDNGDNGGKGNGQVSPQVLDLLRQADAKYDAAERALKKGDTVGWARSTRQAEDLVRQALAAAQSG, encoded by the coding sequence ATGAGCGGACTCTTCCCCGACGACGCCTACGACGGCCCGGCCCAGCCGCCGCCGCCGGCCCGCCCGCAGCGGCGGCGCGCGCTGCTCTACACCGCCCTGGTGATGGTGGCGCTGTTCTTCGCCTTCTCCGCGTTCACCTCGATCTGGACCGACCGGCTGTGGTTCTCCAGCGTCGACTACCCCCAGGTGTTCCGCACGGTCATCGCCACCCGCGTGATCCTCTTCATCGTCTTCGGCGCGCTCTTCGGCGGGTTCGTGGCGGCCAACATCGCGATCGCGTTCCGCGTCCGTCCGGTCTTCCGGCCGCGGGCCTCCGAGCTCAGCCTCAACCAGTACCGCGACGTCGTCGAGCCGATGGGCCGCCTGCTCGTCATCGGCCTCGGCATCCTGCTCGGCCTCATGGCCGGCGGCTCCGCGGCCGGTGAGTGGCGCCAGTTCCTGATGTGGCGCAACGGCACGGACTTCGGCACCAAGGACCCCTACTTCAAGAGGGACATCGGCTTCTTCGTCTTCTCGCTGCCGTGGTTCCACTACGTGGTCAACCTGCTGCTGATGATGACCGTGCTCGGGCTCGTGGCCGCGATCGTCACGCACTACCTCTTCGGCGGCATCCGGCTGCAGAACCCGGCGGGGGAGAAGGTCACCGAGGCCGCCCAGGTGCAGTTCTCGGTGCTGCTCGGCATCTTCGTGCTGGTCAAGGCGGTCGACTACTGGCTAGACCGCTTCGACCTCACCACCGACCAGGGGCGGCGGTTCACCGGCATCAACTACACCGCCTTCCACGCGGTGCTGCCGGCCAAGAACATCCTGATGTTCATCTCGGTCATCTGCGCGCTGCTGTTCTTCGCCAACATCGCGCGCCGCACGTGGCTGCTCCCGGCGATGAGCCTCGGCATGCTGGTGCTCTCCGCGGTGCTCCTCGGCGCCGTGTGGCCGGGCATCGTCTGGCAGTTCCAGGTCCGTCCCTCCGAGCCCGACAAGGAGGAGCCGTTCCTGTCCCACAACATCCAGGCCACACGGGCGGCGTACGACGTCGACGGGCTCAAGGAGCAGGACTACGACGCGACGGTCAACGTGACCGGCAAGCAGCTGCGGGCCAGCGCCGAGTCGCTGCCCGGCATCCGCCTGATCGACCCCCAGCGGATGAGCGCGGCGTTCGACGAGCTGCAGCAGGTGCGCGGCTACTACAGCGTCGCGAGCGTCCTCGACGTCGACCGCTACAACATCGACGGCAAGGACCGCGACATCGTCCTCGGCGTGCGCGAGCTCGACCAGACCCGGCTGGCGGAGTCGCAGCGCAACTGGGCCAACGAGCACACCGTCTACACCCACGGCTACGGCGTCATCGCGGCCTACGGCAACAACCGCCAAGCCGACGACTCGCCCAACACGACCGGCCAGCCGCCGTGGGCCGAGCGCGACCTGCCGCCGCAGGGGGACCTGACCAACCTGTCCAAGCCCGACGGCTACGAGGGTCGCATCTACTTCGGGGAGAAGTCGCCGGCGTACTCCATCGTCGGCAAGGCCAAGGACAACGGCAAGGACGTCGAGCTCGACATCCCCGAGGAGGTCGCGGGCACCCGCGGCAACACGACGTACGACGGCGCCGACGGCGTGCCGATCGGCGGGCTGTTCAACAAGCTCCTCTACGCCGCGAAGTACGGCGACGCCAACATCCTGCTCTCGAGCCGGGTCAACGAGAACTCCAAGATCCTCTACGTCCGCAACCCGCGTGACCGCGTGGAGAAGGTCGCCCCCTGGCTGACCGTGGACGGCGACCCCTATCCCGCCGTGGTGGACGACCGGGTCCAGTGGATCCTCGACGGCTACACGATGACCGACCGCTACCCCAACTCCGAGCGCGACTCCTTCGAGTCGATGATCTCCGACGCGCTGACCCCGCAGACGTCCTACGTCACGCTGCCGACCGACCAGATCAACTACATGCGCAACTCGGTCAAGGTCACCGTCGACGCCTACGACGGCACGGTCCGGATCTACCAGTGGCAGAGCGACCCGATCCTCGAGACGTGGAAGAAGATCTTCCCCGGCCTGGTGCTGCCCGAGAAGGAGATCTCGCCGGACCTGATGCAGCACCTGCGCTACCCCGAGGACATGTTCAAGGTGCAGCGCAGCATCCTGGCGAAGTACCACGTCACCAGGGCCCAGGACTTCTACAAGGGCACCGACCTGTGGACCGTCCCACAGGACCCCGCGCAGCAGTCGAGCAAGCAGCCGCCCTACCGCCTGTCGGTGCAGCTGCCGCCCGAGGGGGAGCGGGCGCTGCCGGGCGCCGACACCAGCGAGACCAAGGCCCCGGTCGACGAGACCCCGCCGGCGCCGGTCTTCTCGCTGACCAGCGTCTACGCGCCGAACAACCGCGACAACCTGGCGTCGTTCATCTCGGTGAACTCCGACGCGACGAGTCCCGACTACGGCGAGATGCGCGTCCTGCGGCTGCCCGACGACACCGCCGTCCAGGGCCCGGCGCAGGTGGCCAACACCTTCGCCTCCGACAACCGCATCCAGGACGTGCTGGCGCCGATCAAGATCAACTCCTCGATCGTCTACGGCAACCTGCTCACCCTCCCGGTGGGCGGCGGCCTGCTCTACGTCCAGCCGGTCTACGCGGTCAACCCGACCGGTCAGGGCACCTACCCGGTGCTGCGGTTCGTGCTGGCCTCGTTCGGCCAGGACGCCGGCTACGGCACCACGCTCAAGGGTGCGCTGGACGACGTGCTGGACAAGGCCGGCGGCGGCTCGCTGCCCGACGACAGCGGCACCGGCACCGACGGGGGCGCCGGCGACAACGGTGACAACGGCGACAACGGCGGGAAGGGCAACGGGCAGGTCAGCCCTCAGGTGCTCGACCTGCTGCGCCAGGCCGACGCGAAGTACGACGCCGCCGAGCGTGCGCTCAAGAAGGGCGACACCGTCGGGTGGGCCCGCAGCACCCGGCAGGCCGAGGACCTGGTCCGCCAGGCCCTGGCCGCCGCCCAGTCCGGCTGA
- a CDS encoding hemerythrin domain-containing protein, with translation MSTDAIVLLRQDHKEIEKAFKAFEKAGEQAHKEKGRLVDRIIELLTVHTYIENEVMYPRVRELVPDLEGDIDESYEEHHVADLLVMELVGMKPDAERFDAKTTVLIENVRHHIEEEEQEWFPKVREALGRKALQDLGANLELARKKAPRKPSQPSALKKTVDAVIK, from the coding sequence ATGTCGACAGATGCCATCGTCCTGCTCCGTCAGGACCACAAGGAGATCGAGAAGGCCTTCAAGGCGTTCGAGAAGGCCGGCGAGCAGGCACACAAGGAGAAGGGTCGCCTGGTCGACCGGATCATCGAGCTGCTCACGGTGCACACCTACATCGAGAACGAGGTGATGTATCCCCGCGTCCGCGAGCTCGTCCCCGACCTCGAGGGCGACATCGACGAGTCCTACGAGGAGCACCACGTCGCCGACCTGCTCGTCATGGAGCTGGTCGGGATGAAGCCCGACGCCGAGCGGTTCGACGCCAAGACGACCGTCCTCATCGAGAACGTGCGCCACCACATCGAGGAGGAGGAGCAGGAGTGGTTCCCCAAGGTCCGGGAGGCCCTCGGCCGCAAGGCGCTCCAGGACCTCGGCGCGAACCTCGAGCTGGCGCGCAAGAAGGCCCCCCGCAAGCCCTCGCAGCCGAGCGCCCTCAAGAAGACCGTGGACGCGGTCATCAAGTAG